The genomic DNA TTCACCTGGGTGGTTACCTAACGGCCCACAAAGTTGGCATGTCCGGGACCACTTTCGAGGAATGAGTCCACTCCGATCTGGGAATCTTCGGTGCGAAACACCTGCTCAAAGAGGTCCTGCTCGATACCAAGGCCAGTAGCTAGATCAGTGCTAAGACCTTGGTCGATGGCTTGTTTTGCCAGGGCTTGAGCAACCACCGCTCCAGCGGCAAGCTCGGCGGCTAGCTCGGTAGCTCTGGGCATTAGTTCGTCGGGCTCGACTACCTCATCGGCTAAGCCCATAGCCAACGCTTCGGCGGCTTTAACTTGTCGCCCGGTGAAAATTAGGTTCTTGGCCTTGGCCGGACCAACCAGACGGGCCAGCCTTTGAGTACCACCACCACCTGGGATTATGCCAAGCAAGATCTCGGGTTGGCCGAATACCGCTCTGGTGGATGCGATACGAAAGTCGCACGCCAAAGCGAGTTCGCAGCCGCCGCCTAGGGCGAAGCCCGAAACGGCGGCAATCGTGGCACGTGGGATGGCCGCCACTGCGTCGAGGGCTGAGCGAAAGGCACCACCAATCCGTCGGGCATCTTCCGGACCACCAAATTCAGAGATGTCGGCCCCAGCCGCAAATAGGCGGTCTCCTCCGGTGATTACAACAGCGCCCGGAGCGTTGTCGGTAAGATCTTTGGCCACCGCTTCCAGCTCGGCTAGCAGCACCGACGACAGGGCATTTACCTTCGGATTGGTCAGCGTTACGATCGCTACGCCGTTTTCACCACGGTCCAGTTGTACCAAGCTCGTAGAAGACATGTAGATACCGTAGCGACCGTCGCCCATCACGTCAGATAGGGCATGCTGCTTTGCGACCGGTTAGCCGGCTTTTTGGTGTGGTTCTGGTGGGTGTTCGCCTGGTGGGTGGGGTTGGTTGGGTTTATACCATTTGTGTTTGGTTCGGTGATGAGCCGGGCAAAGCAACTGACCGTTTTGGTGGTTGGTGGGGCCGCCTGTTTCCCAGGGTTGGATGTGGTCAATTTCGCAGTAT from Acidimicrobiia bacterium includes the following:
- a CDS encoding enoyl-CoA hydratase-related protein, whose product is MSSTSLVQLDRGENGVAIVTLTNPKVNALSSVLLAELEAVAKDLTDNAPGAVVITGGDRLFAAGADISEFGGPEDARRIGGAFRSALDAVAAIPRATIAAVSGFALGGGCELALACDFRIASTRAVFGQPEILLGIIPGGGGTQRLARLVGPAKAKNLIFTGRQVKAAEALAMGLADEVVEPDELMPRATELAAELAAGAVVAQALAKQAIDQGLSTDLATGLGIEQDLFEQVFRTEDSQIGVDSFLESGPGHANFVGR